In Paenibacillus larvae subsp. larvae, the following proteins share a genomic window:
- the nadA gene encoding quinolinate synthase NadA, translating into MEALALQRKAEQTKELKERIKQLKKERNAIILAHYYQRDEIQDIADFRGDSFLLAQKAAETDADIIVFCGVHFMGESAKILALDKKVIIPDERAGCPMADMVNVEGLKELKRKHPHATVVAYINTSADVKAETDICCTSANAVKVIESVETGEIIWVPDKNLGNYVSKFTNKNMIIWEGYCNTHDMLTVKDVEDMKAKHPNAQFVVHPECRPEVVAMGDFVGSTTAIIKYCRESGCQEFIVGTEDGTGYQLRLDSPHKTFHFATKYLVCPNMKVNNLKKVARCLETMQPEVFVPAHIADQARLSLERMLQVK; encoded by the coding sequence ATGGAAGCCTTGGCTTTGCAAAGGAAAGCAGAGCAAACGAAGGAATTGAAGGAACGAATCAAACAGCTAAAAAAAGAGCGGAATGCGATCATTCTAGCTCATTACTATCAGCGGGATGAGATTCAGGATATTGCCGATTTTCGCGGAGATTCGTTCTTGCTGGCACAAAAAGCGGCAGAAACAGATGCGGATATAATTGTCTTCTGTGGTGTTCACTTCATGGGAGAGAGCGCCAAGATACTGGCTCTGGACAAAAAGGTGATTATACCGGATGAACGCGCAGGCTGCCCTATGGCCGATATGGTGAATGTTGAGGGCCTCAAGGAGCTAAAGCGTAAGCACCCGCATGCTACTGTGGTTGCCTACATTAATACCTCGGCTGATGTTAAAGCGGAAACCGATATTTGTTGTACCTCTGCCAATGCGGTTAAAGTGATTGAATCAGTGGAGACCGGCGAAATAATATGGGTACCGGATAAAAATTTGGGCAATTATGTATCAAAATTCACAAACAAAAACATGATTATTTGGGAAGGCTACTGTAATACCCATGACATGCTGACGGTCAAAGATGTAGAAGACATGAAGGCCAAACATCCGAACGCCCAATTTGTCGTGCATCCCGAATGCCGCCCTGAGGTTGTAGCTATGGGGGATTTTGTGGGAAGCACAACTGCCATTATCAAATACTGCAGGGAGTCCGGTTGTCAGGAGTTTATCGTAGGTACGGAAGATGGAACAGGATATCAGCTCCGGCTTGACAGCCCTCATAAAACGTTTCATTTTGCAACTAAATATCTGGTCTGCCCGAATATGAAAGTCAACAATTTGAAAAAGGTGGCACGCTGTCTGGAAACCATGCAGCCGGAGGTCTTTGTACCTGCCCATATTGCCGATCAGGCCAGACTTTCTTTAGAGCGCATGTTACAGGTGAAGTAG
- the nadB gene encoding L-aspartate oxidase, translating to MIPRYLTDFNLSVIPWVQTDVMVIGAGIAGLYAAIQASESKNVLLITKKSLLDSNTRYAQGGIAAVVSSEDSPEYHLQDTLFAGAGLCSREAVDILVNEGPEGIQELIRLGTQFDEENGELALTREGAHSQRRILHAHGDATGAEIIRALSEKARQIPYIELWDAHFVIDLVTREGICYGALVQKPDGTKVFVKAEATVLCSGGAGQLYRYTTNPDIATGDGIGMAYRAGAEIRDMEFIQFHPTALCYPGAPRFLISEAVRGEGAYLRNTRGERFMNFYHPQLELAPRDVVARAIVNEMERTNSTFVYLDITHMSESFIRQRFPSIYETCIHYGLDLTSDWIPVAPAAHYMMGGVKTDIYGETTVKRLFACGEVSSTGVHGANRLASNSLSEAIVFGRRIVSRIKEYSALPDFSPMEIRERRREAPRQPMVERRLKLQKIMVRYVGVTRSQVGLLRALEELRRQLPIFESSLTKREEYEFANLLTCALLTAQAALEREESRGGHFRGDYPESHNDTWIKHISFIRKEAVEECFPNV from the coding sequence ATGATACCCAGATATTTAACGGATTTTAACCTCTCTGTAATCCCTTGGGTTCAGACCGATGTTATGGTTATTGGAGCGGGTATTGCAGGGCTTTATGCTGCCATTCAGGCAAGCGAGAGCAAGAACGTACTTCTGATTACCAAGAAATCACTGCTCGATAGTAATACCAGATATGCCCAAGGGGGAATAGCTGCCGTTGTTTCCAGCGAGGATTCTCCCGAGTATCATTTACAGGATACCCTCTTTGCGGGGGCGGGCTTGTGCTCTAGGGAAGCAGTGGATATCCTCGTCAATGAAGGACCTGAAGGGATTCAGGAACTGATTCGTCTAGGAACACAGTTTGACGAGGAGAATGGCGAGCTGGCATTAACCAGAGAAGGAGCTCACAGTCAGAGAAGAATCCTGCATGCTCATGGAGATGCTACAGGAGCGGAAATTATTAGGGCTTTATCGGAGAAAGCCCGGCAAATTCCCTACATTGAACTGTGGGATGCCCATTTTGTGATTGATCTTGTTACTAGGGAAGGTATATGCTACGGGGCTCTGGTACAAAAGCCCGACGGTACAAAAGTATTTGTCAAGGCGGAGGCAACAGTTTTATGTTCCGGAGGTGCCGGGCAGTTATACCGCTATACAACAAATCCGGATATTGCCACAGGAGATGGCATTGGGATGGCATACAGGGCCGGAGCCGAGATCCGGGATATGGAATTTATTCAGTTTCACCCAACGGCGCTTTGTTATCCCGGGGCACCGCGTTTTCTCATTTCCGAAGCTGTTCGGGGGGAAGGTGCATATTTGCGGAATACACGGGGGGAGCGGTTCATGAATTTCTATCACCCCCAATTGGAACTTGCACCGCGTGATGTTGTGGCCAGAGCCATTGTCAATGAAATGGAGAGAACAAATTCCACTTTTGTATATCTGGATATTACCCATATGTCCGAAAGCTTTATCAGGCAACGTTTTCCTAGTATCTATGAAACCTGTATTCATTACGGCCTGGATCTAACCTCAGATTGGATTCCGGTTGCCCCGGCGGCCCATTATATGATGGGCGGGGTGAAGACAGACATTTACGGGGAAACTACGGTTAAACGTCTGTTCGCATGCGGGGAAGTATCTTCCACTGGTGTACATGGGGCTAACCGGCTGGCAAGCAATTCATTGTCGGAAGCAATTGTATTTGGACGGCGGATTGTAAGCCGTATCAAGGAATACTCGGCTTTACCGGATTTTTCACCCATGGAAATACGGGAAAGAAGAAGAGAAGCACCTAGGCAACCTATGGTGGAACGCCGTTTAAAACTCCAAAAGATTATGGTCCGGTATGTCGGGGTTACCCGTTCACAGGTGGGCTTGTTAAGAGCCTTGGAAGAGCTAAGGAGGCAGCTTCCTATTTTTGAAAGCAGTCTTACCAAGAGGGAAGAATACGAATTTGCCAACCTGTTGACCTGTGCTCTTCTGACAGCTCAAGCCGCATTGGAAAGAGAAGAAAGCAGAGGCGGGCACTTCCGTGGGGATTATCCAGAAAGTCATAACGATACCTGGATTAAGCATATCTCGTTTATACGCAAGGAAGCAGTGGAGGAGTGTTTTCCTAATGTCTGA